In the Acidobacteriota bacterium genome, TCGTTGAAGGAGAAGTGGAGAAAGAAGGGCATCCGGGATCGCCGCGCCGTGTCGATCATGCGGATCGCCCGGTCCGCCAGCAGCGCCGAATGTCCCTCCTCGGGAGCGCATTCGATGGCTCCGCACGACCAGCCCACGTCCTTTCGGCCATGCGAGTACTTGGTCTCCAGAGCGCGGGCCAGGGGCCCCGGCTCACGCAGGTCCACCTGCTCGTACCAGCCGCGGCTCAGGTTGCGCCCTTGCTCGAAATGACCCGCCACCGCCGTGTAGTAACCGGCTGAGGCGAAGAGCTCGGACATCTGAGGCAGGTTCAGAGGGGCCTTGTTCTGCCAGCAGGTGACCTGGTGGACCAGAGGGTGGACGCCGGTGAAGACGGAGGCGCGGCTGGGAGTGCAGATGGTGCTGGCGGCATAGGTCTCGGGAAAAGTGATTCCTTCCGCGGCCAGGCCTCCCATGAAGGGGCAGGAGATCAGCGAGTTCCCCAGAATGGGGGCCGCCGAGGCCTTGAGTTGATCGGCGGTGATGTAGACGAGGTTGGGCTTGTCCATCGTCTTCAACTCGAGTGGACTCTACCGATCCTGCGTGCTTCCCCTCAGTTCGGAACGATCCGATGGGTCGACGTCGCCATTCTTCCGGTGAGACGCTGGCGAACCACGACCACCAGGTCGCGGGGCCCGTCCGGCGTAATCCCTGCCGCCATGGGGACGAAGTGCTTGTAGCGTAGGAACTTGGCCAGATCCTGCTGATTGAAGTCCAGATCGAACTTCTCAACGAAGTAGAAGTTTTCCCCGACCCATTTCCCGGAGTCGTCGAAGAGTGCCCCGAACATCTCGATGACGCACTGGTTCTGTCCGCCCTGGGATCTGAAGATGAAGGCTCCGGTCGGGATTCGGGCCTGGACCTGCACCTGACCGTTCCGGTTCAGGACCTGCGTGTCGACGGGAAAGTCCTGGAACAGATCGGGGAACTTGAACGCGTTGGCCAGATCGACGGTTTCGGCTTCCCTCGGGTCCTCTTCGACGTAACCTTCCCGGTACCGCAACCGGACGCCTTTTCTTTTGACCTTCACCTTGATCTTGTGGAACTTGCCCTTCTTCCGAATCGAGGACGGGACATATCCCATGAGGTAGTAGCGGCTGCCGTCCCGGTAGGCGTTGCGGATCGGGCGTTCCAGGTCGTTGTCGTCGGCGAACCAGAGCCCGCCGGTCTCCATGGAGAGGGAGGCCAGAAACTGGTGCGGGGACGTAATGTCCTCGGTGGAATAGGTCGGGTAGAGATAATTGCCCGAACCTCTGTGTTCAGGGTTGCCGATCGCCGGGACCATCAGACCTCGAGGATCGATGCTGTACACCGAAACCTGGGCTCGATTGGCCTGGCGTACGGCCGACCCAAGCCGGTTGAGCAGGTGGGAGGCCTGGGAGGCTCCCGCCATGTAGTTGTTGGCTGCCAGATGGATCAGGGTGATCTGTCCCGGCGAGTAGGTGATGGCTCGTTGGGAAATCAGGTGGCTGATGGTCCGTTTGGCGTCGAGAGGATAACCCTTGGAAAAGTAGATCAACTGCTTTCGTCCCGGCAGAGAGCCAAGATGCCGGGAGAGGGCGCTGATGGCGGCGCAGGTGAAGTCCACTTGCAGCTCGACCTTCACCAGGAGATCGCGGCCGTAGTCCGCTGCTTCGGAGATGGCCCCATCCAGATTCGGATCGAGTCTCTGCTCTCCGGTCCCGGTCTGGCCGGGATCGAAAGTGTCCAGGGCTCCCGCCTCCATGCGGGCGAATGCATAGTCCATCTGCTCTATGAACTTGGCGATGCTGGTCTCTTCAAAATCCCTCGCGACCAGTTGGTCGAGGGTGGCGTCCAATCGGGAAATGTCGCTGGTGAAGGGCATTTCGACTTTAAACTGCGGCCGAATGCTGGCCACCATCACCTGGTCGGTGGGAGCCAGTTCGGAGCGGGCGAACCGTCGAATGGATTCCTTGACCCGTTCCAGCCCATGAAAGGACATGGACTGCAGGTCGAACAGGAAGACGAAATAGCCCCTGTCCTGCGGGGTCGTGGGGAGGGCCCTGGCGGCGAGGGCCGGTGCTGGAACGGAGCCCGTTCCGACTTCCGAAACCAGTTGTTCCTCGGATCCGGCTCTCTTGCGCAGGTCGAAGAAGGTCAGCCGCTGGAGCTTGCCATCCTCGAAGACCTGGATTTCCTCGGGTTTCAGGTCATGAACGAACTGTCCCCGCTTGTCGGTGACCACCAGGTCGACGAGGACGACCTCGGATTGGGCCCGGAAAGAGGGGACCGGCTCCTGCTGGGCATCGACGGGAACCAGAGTGAACCCCAGGAAACCGACGGCGCACGACAGGCGGCGAAATCGCATGGCGGCAACAGAAAGGACTTCGAGTCCGGTCACAGAATACAGGCGGAACATTTTATCAGGCCCGGTCTTCCGATGACGCCGGAATTTTTCAGGGTCCGCCTTCACCGGAAAGCTCCGGTATACTCGAGCCATGAGGTTCATCTTTCCGGCCGCTCTGGCCTGGGTGGTCATTTTGCCTGGAACGGTTTTGGCTCAGGATTCAGAGCCGCCGATTTCGGCTCGAAACTTTCTCTGGGTCAACCAGGATTTCTGCACCGCCGGGCAACCGACCCACCAGGACCTGATCCGGCTGAAGCAGAAAGGGGTCCAATCGGTCTTGAACCTGCGGACCACCGCCGAGGATCCCGGTGTGGCGAAAGAGGGAGCTGCCGTCCAGGCGCTGGGACTCAATTATTTTCATCTGCCGGTGGACTCGAGCCAATTGACTCCGAAGTTGGGAGACGAGTTTCTGCGGATCGTCTCGGACGAGTCGAATCGGCCTCTCTTCATCCATTGCGCCAGCGCCAACCGGGTCGGAGCGTTCTGGATTCTTCACCGGGTGGTCAACCATGGCTGGAGCCTGGCCGAGGCGGAGGAAGAGGCCCGGAGGATTGGCCTGCGGTCCCGGAAGTTGCTGGAGTTCGCCCGGAAATACCTGGAACGGGCTGGCCACTGAATTCCTGGAGGTCTGATATGCGCTGGAATCTGGGGCTGACCTTGCTTTTTCTGTCTTGCGCCGTTGCGGCCCGGGGCCAGACCGGGCCCAAGATCTGGCAGGAATCCAGCTTCGAGGATTTCGCCGACGGCCGCTTCGGAGACGGCGGCGCCAACACCTACGTTTCACGGAGGGGGCGCATCCAGTTGGTGAATCGGTGGGATCTGAACCAGGACGGGTTCATCGACCTGGTCTTCTCCAACACGCATCCCCACAAGGAGAAGATGGACGCGGCCATCTATTGGGGAAACGGCAGGGACTTCGACGTGTCCCGGCGCTCCTTCATTCCCAACGACGGCGCCCAGTGGGCTGCCTCCGGCGATCTGAACGGTGACGGGCGGATGGATGTCGTCTTCCCCAACTATACCAACGGAACTTGGGACGGCATGGATTCGTTCGTCTACTTCGGCGGGATCGAAGAATTGAAGACCCGCCGCGACGATTCGGCGTGGGGTTTCCACCCCTTTTCCAGGAAGATCTCCCTTCCGTCTCGGGCGGCCCAGGGAGCCGCCGTCGCCGATCTTAACCGGGACGGGCACCCTGACGTGATTCTGGCTCTGTCCGCCGGGTTCTGGGAATACCGCGTCGGCTTTCGGGACGGCGGTTACGATTCACCGTCCCGGGTCTTCTGGGGGTCGGCGCAGGGACCGGACCGGGAGCGCTATGTGGACGTCCCGGCGCTCGGGGCCTCGGACGCCGCCGTCGCCGATCTGAACCAGGATGGATGGCCCGATCTCATTCTGGCCAACCAGGAAGACAAGGGGAACCAGGACATCGACTCCTATGTCCTGTGGGGAGGGGAGAAGGGTTTCAGTCCCCAACGCAAGGTGGATCTTCCGACCCATCAGGCCTTTGCCGTGGAACCGGCCGACGTGAACGGCGACGGCCGCACCGATCTGGTGTTCGCCAACGGGAAGGGACCGGCTTCGTTCGTCTATCTCAACGGCGAGGAGGGCTTCTCGGCCGACCGGCGCCTGGAGCTTCCCACCAGCGACGCCCGGGACGCCGCCGTCGCCGATTTCAACGGCGACGGCCACCAGGACATCTTCTTCACCAATCACCAGTCCCACGGAAACCCCCTCACCCACTCCTATCTGTACTGGGGCTCTGAGGAGGGGTTCTCCGCGGATCGGCGTCAGGAATTCGAGACGGTGGGAGCGTGGGGCGCCTCGGCCGCCGATCTGAATCGGGACGGGCACGTGGACCTGGTCATCTCCAACTACAAGGAACACTTTTCGTTCGAGGTTCCCTCCTATATCCAGTGGAACTCGGAAGAAGGGTTCGCTCCCACCCGCCGCACCTCCCTCTTCACAACGGGAGCGGTGGGCAACCTGGTGACCGACTTCGACGGCGACGGCCACCTCGACGTCCTCTTCAACAACACGGTGGCGCGCAGCCGGGGTGGGGACAGTCCCATTTTCCTCTATTGGGGAGACGCGCATGGCCGGTACAGCGCCGAGCGGCGGATCTCGCTGCCCGCCGTCGATCCCTATGAATGGGGATCGGCGGACCTTAACGACGACGGATGGACCGATCTGGTGGTCTCCAATTTCGGAGAGACGGTCCGGTGGCGCCAGGAAAGCCACATCTACTGGGGTGACAGGCAGGGGTTCCACGCCGGCAAGCGATCCGCCCTGATGGGACGCGGCAGCGCCGGCGTGAGCATCGCCGATCTGGACCGGGACGGATGGCTGGACGTGGTCCTGTCCAACGTCCCCAGTGAGGAGTTGGCGGAAACGGGAGCGTTCATCTACTGGGGCGGCGGCGAAGGGTTCGTGGTCACGGAGCGGCTGGAATTGGACAACGGACCCACCGGCATCCCCGCCATTGCCGACCTGAACCGGGACGGACACCTGGACCTCCTGTTCTCGGCCAACGCGGAGGGCGTCCCCATCTATTGGGGTGACGGAAGCCGGGGCTACTCCTCGTCGCGCCGCAGTATCGTGCCCGGATCGGCCAGCCTCCGGGGCGTGGAGGTCGCCGACCTGAATCGGGACGGAGTGCTGGACCTGGTGCTGAGCCGCTCCATCGAAGCAGGCTCCCGGTCGACCACAGGCTTCGTCTATTGGGGTGCGGGGAAAGGAGAATACTCGGCCGGCCGGCGCACCGAATTCGAGATCGAGGGGACCAACCTGATCACGGTGGCGGACGTGAACCAGGACGGATGGCTGGACCTGGTGTGCCCCAACTACAACACCGGATCGAGCCGGGCGACACTCTCACGGGTCCATCTGGGCGGACCCGACGGGTTCGACCCGAAGCGGATGTTCGAGCTGCCCACCAACTCGGGGGCCGGAAGCATGGTGGCGGACTTCAACCAGGACGGATACGCCGACATCCTCTTCGTCTGCCATCGTTCCGAGGGGGATCCCAACCGGATCGGCTCCTTCGGCGATCACGTCACCAACTCCTTCCTCTACTGGGGAGGAGGCGACGGCTTCCGGGCGGACCGCAGGCTGGAGATCCCGGTCCGCGGACCCCACAACGACTCGGGAGTGGACCTGGGCAACATCTACGACCGGCGTTTCGAGTTCGACTACGTCTCGTCGGCGCACTCGTTCTCGGAGGGCCGTCCGGCCAACCTGACCTGGAAGGCTCAGACGCCCCATGGCAGCCGGGTGCTTTTCCAGATAAGGACGGCCGAGTCGGAAGAAGAATTGGACGGCGCCGCGTGGCGGGGACCCGGCGGTCCGGCGACTTTCTTCGAGCATCCCGGCGCCATCCCGGATACGGACCCCTCACATGCAGTGATTCAATACCGGGCGACTCTCCATCCGGCAGCGACGGGAGTCGTATCGCCGATCCTGGAAGAAGTCGTAGTGCTGTTCCGGTAGGGGATTCGCTCCCGGCATCTGCAACCGGGGAGACTCTACGATTTCCATCCGGAGACGGTGGGACTCGTTCTCAACGTGACTGATCTCCACAAAACCTCGGTACCGAAGTAGCCTACGCGCTTCGCGGTGTCACCAGTTTCACTGCAGGGAAGTAGGTCTGGTATCGCCTTGTGTCTCTGGTGAGAAGTGTCAGTCCTTGTGTCTCGGCGTGCGCGCCGATGTAGAAATCCGGCAGCGGCGATGCCCGCACACCTCCGGCTCGGCGATACTGGATAAAGGCTCTCGCCGCGAGGAATCCAGCTTCGTACGGTAGCTGAAAACGCACCAGCATAAGGGAGTTCAGGTAATGATCCAATTCTCTGGGATCGGTGAAAGAGACGGATGTCTCGGCGTAGATGATCGGGTTGATTCCAACGACTCCGGAAACCAGAGAATCACGTATTGCGTGCTCCGACCAGGGACGCCAGACCGGGTCGTCCGAGAGGATGTCGAGCAATACGTTGGTGTCGACCAGAAACACTCAGTCGTCCCCGCGCGTGAGCCGCATCACATCATCGGTACTGAGTCCTCTGTCCGCGACGCCGCGTGCGTCACGGAGGCGCTGCTCGATGAGAGCTCGTTTGCTCAACACGGGACGAATCAACACTCCACCGTCGGACTCTTCGAAGGCCGCCTCCGTATTGGGGAGCAGTCCGAACTTCAGCCTGAATCGCTGGGGGATCGTCACCTGACCCTTGGATGTAATTTTCATTGTAAGAGTATTACCAACTATAGTCTTACAATCAAGTCCCATCGAGTGATGGTGTATGCGGATCGGTGATGTCAGCATGCCTTTAGCGAATTTTGGATTATCGGATCGTGTGAAGGCAGAAAAAACCGCAATCCGCCGTCAGCCTTGAATCCCGTAAATCTCCATGGCGGTCCCGCCGCGAATCTGGGCGATGTCGCTTTCGCTCATGTACGGGCACCGCTCCTTGATGTAATCGAACTGGTGCAGGTACTGCTCGACGGTGGGAAGGTCCACGTGGGTGTACTCGGAGCCCCACATGAGCTTGGACGGGCCGAAGGTGTCGTAATACGCCTTGAGGACCGCATCTCCGGGGCCGTACATGTCGGACCGGTGCTGGAGTCCGGGGAGGATCTCCATGACCACGTTGTAATTCTTGACCAACTCGACGACCGCGTCAGGAATTCGGACGGAACCGTCGTCCTGCACGCAGCTTGGCGGCCAGTAACCATGAATGATGACCACCTTCAGATCCGGAAACTTCTTGAGCACGTTCAAGAGGCCCGGTCCCAGGGTCTTGAAGTTGTACGAATAGGAAGTGACGCACGCGGGAACCCCCAGTGACTGGACCAGTTCCCATTGAGGGTCGTAACGGGAGTGGTCGAAGTGGTGGAAGGGGTCGGGAGTACCCCACTCCTTGGGGTCCATCCCCATTTCCACCCTCTGCTCCGGCGGCCAGCAGTCGTAGTACCACCCCTTGAACCCCCATTCCTCGATGTGATTCTGGATCAGCTTCAGCCCGCGGTCACCGGGCAGCAACCGTTCGTCGATCTTGCTGATGGCGACGAACCGGCCCGGATGCTCCTTCATCATCCGGCGGTGGTACCGGTGCAGGTAGAAGGCGCACTGGAGCACCTGCATGTCGATGCCGACGGAATCCATCAGGTAGAGGTTGTCCCGGGCGCCCATCCCGTACTTCCAGTTCTTCCTGTACTCGCCCTCCAGGTCCTGAATCTCAACCTGGCTGATGTGGCCATGCGCATCGATCTTCATGGGTGTGTCGTCTTTCCTGGTTTGACTTGAGATACCGGCGCTTCTCGCCTCGGCTCCGGCGAGGTGGGCCGCGGCGGCGGTCCCCAGGGCCTGGGCGGATCGGTGAAGGAAACCGCGGCGCGTCTGGCCGCCGTCGATTCGAGAACTGGACACGGGTCACCTCCTGGAATACGGAACGTCACTGGTCTGAATCGGAATGGAAGATACGGAATACGACGCTTCGCATCAATATTCCGGGCGGAGTTCGCGGCGGGAGTCCGATTCTCCGCCCCTCTGACCGGCGGTCCTGACCCATCCCTGCGGCCGGAGCACGACGTCCAGGAAACTGGTCCGATCATTCTGAATCATGACCAATTTCGGTCGAAACGTCACCAGTTCCGTCTGGGTCATCTCGGGGCGCGAATAAAAGCTCAAGGAGTAGAGGCCCGTTGGGATTCCTTCAAGGATGAATCGGCCCTCCTGGGAAAAGCTCCGGAAGATCCCCAGATCGAACCCATCCTTCCTCAATACGATGGTGAAATCCCGCACGGGGTTGCCATCCGTGTCGGCGACATTGCCCTCGATCCGTCCTCCGCCCTTGACCCGAAGATCGATGTTGGACTGATAGGAGCGGATCACCTTGGCCTCGGTGATACCGAGTCCCACATGAAGGGCC is a window encoding:
- a CDS encoding VWA domain-containing protein, encoding MRFRRLSCAVGFLGFTLVPVDAQQEPVPSFRAQSEVVLVDLVVTDKRGQFVHDLKPEEIQVFEDGKLQRLTFFDLRKRAGSEEQLVSEVGTGSVPAPALAARALPTTPQDRGYFVFLFDLQSMSFHGLERVKESIRRFARSELAPTDQVMVASIRPQFKVEMPFTSDISRLDATLDQLVARDFEETSIAKFIEQMDYAFARMEAGALDTFDPGQTGTGEQRLDPNLDGAISEAADYGRDLLVKVELQVDFTCAAISALSRHLGSLPGRKQLIYFSKGYPLDAKRTISHLISQRAITYSPGQITLIHLAANNYMAGASQASHLLNRLGSAVRQANRAQVSVYSIDPRGLMVPAIGNPEHRGSGNYLYPTYSTEDITSPHQFLASLSMETGGLWFADDNDLERPIRNAYRDGSRYYLMGYVPSSIRKKGKFHKIKVKVKRKGVRLRYREGYVEEDPREAETVDLANAFKFPDLFQDFPVDTQVLNRNGQVQVQARIPTGAFIFRSQGGQNQCVIEMFGALFDDSGKWVGENFYFVEKFDLDFNQQDLAKFLRYKHFVPMAAGITPDGPRDLVVVVRQRLTGRMATSTHRIVPN
- a CDS encoding protein tyrosine phosphatase family protein — protein: MRFIFPAALAWVVILPGTVLAQDSEPPISARNFLWVNQDFCTAGQPTHQDLIRLKQKGVQSVLNLRTTAEDPGVAKEGAAVQALGLNYFHLPVDSSQLTPKLGDEFLRIVSDESNRPLFIHCASANRVGAFWILHRVVNHGWSLAEAEEEARRIGLRSRKLLEFARKYLERAGH
- a CDS encoding VCBS repeat-containing protein, producing the protein MRWNLGLTLLFLSCAVAARGQTGPKIWQESSFEDFADGRFGDGGANTYVSRRGRIQLVNRWDLNQDGFIDLVFSNTHPHKEKMDAAIYWGNGRDFDVSRRSFIPNDGAQWAASGDLNGDGRMDVVFPNYTNGTWDGMDSFVYFGGIEELKTRRDDSAWGFHPFSRKISLPSRAAQGAAVADLNRDGHPDVILALSAGFWEYRVGFRDGGYDSPSRVFWGSAQGPDRERYVDVPALGASDAAVADLNQDGWPDLILANQEDKGNQDIDSYVLWGGEKGFSPQRKVDLPTHQAFAVEPADVNGDGRTDLVFANGKGPASFVYLNGEEGFSADRRLELPTSDARDAAVADFNGDGHQDIFFTNHQSHGNPLTHSYLYWGSEEGFSADRRQEFETVGAWGASAADLNRDGHVDLVISNYKEHFSFEVPSYIQWNSEEGFAPTRRTSLFTTGAVGNLVTDFDGDGHLDVLFNNTVARSRGGDSPIFLYWGDAHGRYSAERRISLPAVDPYEWGSADLNDDGWTDLVVSNFGETVRWRQESHIYWGDRQGFHAGKRSALMGRGSAGVSIADLDRDGWLDVVLSNVPSEELAETGAFIYWGGGEGFVVTERLELDNGPTGIPAIADLNRDGHLDLLFSANAEGVPIYWGDGSRGYSSSRRSIVPGSASLRGVEVADLNRDGVLDLVLSRSIEAGSRSTTGFVYWGAGKGEYSAGRRTEFEIEGTNLITVADVNQDGWLDLVCPNYNTGSSRATLSRVHLGGPDGFDPKRMFELPTNSGAGSMVADFNQDGYADILFVCHRSEGDPNRIGSFGDHVTNSFLYWGGGDGFRADRRLEIPVRGPHNDSGVDLGNIYDRRFEFDYVSSAHSFSEGRPANLTWKAQTPHGSRVLFQIRTAESEEELDGAAWRGPGGPATFFEHPGAIPDTDPSHAVIQYRATLHPAATGVVSPILEEVVVLFR
- a CDS encoding type II toxin-antitoxin system VapC family toxin, with the protein product MFLVDTNVLLDILSDDPVWRPWSEHAIRDSLVSGVVGINPIIYAETSVSFTDPRELDHYLNSLMLVRFQLPYEAGFLAARAFIQYRRAGGVRASPLPDFYIGAHAETQGLTLLTRDTRRYQTYFPAVKLVTPRSA
- a CDS encoding AbrB/MazE/SpoVT family DNA-binding domain-containing protein, which encodes MKITSKGQVTIPQRFRLKFGLLPNTEAAFEESDGGVLIRPVLSKRALIEQRLRDARGVADRGLSTDDVMRLTRGDD
- a CDS encoding amidohydrolase family protein; this translates as MSSSRIDGGQTRRGFLHRSAQALGTAAAAHLAGAEARSAGISSQTRKDDTPMKIDAHGHISQVEIQDLEGEYRKNWKYGMGARDNLYLMDSVGIDMQVLQCAFYLHRYHRRMMKEHPGRFVAISKIDERLLPGDRGLKLIQNHIEEWGFKGWYYDCWPPEQRVEMGMDPKEWGTPDPFHHFDHSRYDPQWELVQSLGVPACVTSYSYNFKTLGPGLLNVLKKFPDLKVVIIHGYWPPSCVQDDGSVRIPDAVVELVKNYNVVMEILPGLQHRSDMYGPGDAVLKAYYDTFGPSKLMWGSEYTHVDLPTVEQYLHQFDYIKERCPYMSESDIAQIRGGTAMEIYGIQG